DNA sequence from the Planifilum fimeticola genome:
AAACTCCGTCCAGTCGTGAACTTCCACCAAGTGATCGGTCCCCGGCACGGGAAAGGAGCCCCGGTACGCCATCCGCCGGTCCTGGTCGGCCAAATCGGATACCTTCGGAACGAAGATGTTGAAGGCGAACAGCCCGTCCTCCTCCAGATGCCGGCGAATCGCAGCCAAAGCGGCCAGTTGTTCCCTCACCGTCATCAGGTGAAGAAAGGAGCGATAAGGGATGATGATCAGCCGGAAACGCTCCCCCAGATCGAAGTGGCTCATATTTCCTTCCACCCAGCGAATCCGGTCTGAAACCCCCATCTCGGCCGCTTTTTTCCGGGCCCGATGCAACATCTCCGGGGAAAGGTCCAGACCCGTCACCTCGATGCCGGTCCGGGCGATGGCCAAACTGCATCGACCCGTCCCGCATCCCAGCTCCAGCACCGGTCCTCCGCTTTTTTGGGCCAGTCCCACATAATAGGCGATGTCCCCGTCCAGGCCGGTGGAGATCCAATCATAATGCTCCGGAAGGGAATAGGCGCTGACTTCGTTCAAAGGCTCCCCCTCCCGTTCGGATCAGGAGAGATGCTCCTTCACAAACTCCAGCGCTTCCTTCACGTGGCCGTCCACTTTGACCTTGCGGTAAATCTTGGCCAGACGCCCCTCCTTGTCGATGATGAAGGTGGAGCGCTCAATTCCCCACTTCTTTTTGCCAAACATGTTCTTCTCCTTGTACACTCCGTATTTCTTCGACACCTCCGCCTCGGTGTCGGCGAGGAGCAAAAAGGGCAGGTCGTATTTGCGGATGAATTTTTCGTGGGAATTTAGATCATCCAGGCTGACGCCGAGAATCACCGTGTCCAGCTCGGAGAATTCCCCGGACATGTCGCGGAAATCGCAGGCCTCCGCGGTGCAGCCCGGTGTGTTGTCCTTCGGATAAAAATAGAGAACCACATTCTTTTTCCCCCGAAAATCCGACAGGGAGACCTGTTCACCATTGCTGGCGGGCAAAGTGAAATCGGGTGCCATATCCCCTTCATTAAGCATGTTCATACACCTCCAGTGGTTTTGCATCCTCGATATCTTCCGGTGTCTGGCGAAAAGATCCCTGCCGGGGCGATCCCTTCGCCGAAGAAACGCGAAAGTTCGGCTTCCTTGAAACAGGAGAATGCTTCCATCCCATCGTCGCTACTATTGTACCACGGGCTCCTCCGGAAAACACCTGAGGCGCATGCGTGTGAGGGCGTTTCGGAAAAGAGAATCGGAGTGAACGCCCGGATTCTTTTGCCATTTCCTGACGAAAGAGCATCAGGGCTGTTTTTTCTCCGCGGCTTTCTCCACAACCCTTTTTTTCAATTCGGGGGGCTCTCCGACCGTAACGACCACAGCACCGGGGCCGTCCCCGGATCCCATTCTTCCGACCCAGCTTGCGTCGTCAACATCGTAAAATTCGATTTTTGTTCCATCCGGATATGTATCAAGGTGCTTTCGGAACCACTGATCGGCCTTCTTCTTGGCGGCGGGAGAAATATAACCCGTATAGGCGCTTTTTTCGCCCTCCTCGCAGAAGGAGAGCGGCCATGCCACAGGATCCTTTCCCCGGCGGGGAGGGACCTCTTTAACGACCTTCCTCTCCCTTTTCTCCGCATCTATGCGCTTTAGCGTGCATTCGCGGAGGTCGGTCTCCCGCAGCGCCGCTCTCATGAAATCGGCCAACTCCGCATATTCATCCTCTGCGGGAATGTGCAACACATCCGCTGACCCCTTGAGGATCAGCGGATCCAACCGGCGATTTTCCTCGGAACACCCGGCGAGGAGCAAAAAGAGCAGTAAGCCGGCTGCCACAGGTCTCAACCTCCACACCCCTCTTCCCCTTCTCTCCTCCAATTCTTCTCCGTCCGAATCACACTTCCTCCTCCGGAGGCGGTCACCGGCCGAAAAAAGGAAGCCACATCCATCCGAAAAACGGGTAAGAGGGAAGCCACATCCCAGGGGGATACGGCATCGGCGGAGGAAAATCGGCGCAACCTCTCCTCCTGCGGGAACTCCGCTTTTTTACACGCCCCGTCTTCGCCTTCCCGCCCTCCGGACTTCCGTCGCGGCCGGAAGGAGGATTTACCGCGTGCAACGTGTTGCCGAAATTGACCGATCCGGATACCGTGATGATTTTGACGGCGCCGATGTCGATCTGAATCATGAATCTCCCCCCGGAAGTCAGGGTTGGTCGATAATGTCCGGATCTATCGACTTGTTGGTGCTGGCGCTCAGCATCTTGCCCAAATCACCGTACTGGTAGGCCCCACCCACCGCCTTGCTGTTTGCTTCATGTCCGATGTGAATCGTGTTTCCGAAGTTGACCGATCCGGTGCTGGTCACGTTGTTGATTTTGACATTGAAAATGTTGTTCACGGTGCCCATCCCTGAAACCCCCCGCTTGGTCTCATGCTATGCTATGTGAACCGATGGGGGGATGTGCCCGGATTAGCCGTCCCTCACCCGGATTTTTGCCGTTTTCGGCTCGGGCACCTTGGGAAGCCGGACCTCCAAAACCCCCCGCCGGTACCGGGCGCTCGCCTGGCGCCTTGTCACCCATGCTCCCAGGGGAATGGAGCGCTGAAACTCTCCCTTGGGCCGTTCCGACACGGACACATCCAGCTGATCGTAGCGGGAAGGGATCTTCCCCCTGATCATAAGATGTTGGCCGTCGGTCCTCAGCTGCAGTTGATTTATATCCTCCACCCCCGGCAAATCCACCAATACGATCACTTCGCTTTGGGTATGGTACACGTCCGCCTTCGGAACGTATTCGGGTGCTTCCTCCTCCATGTCGGACCAGAAATCCTCCCCCAAAAACCAGCTGGCCAATTGAGCCCATTTCTTCCATTGGGAGCCGGATTCCATCGTCTTCCCCCCCTTCAGCGCGACCGGGCACGTGCCCACCCGTATTGTATTCAGCCGGCACTCCTTCCGTCACCATCCGCTCGCGGTGCTTCCGGACGGAGACGTTCCATATATTTTAGAGAGGAATTCCGGGAGGTGTCCTCCTTGTACCCATACCTTTGGGACCGGCTCCGACACCTGGAGCGGGAAATCGCCATCCTGCGAAAAGAGAATGAAGCCTTGAAAAAAAAGCTGGCCTCCCTCCAACCGATCACCATCGAACGCATCGAATACAAAATCCAGGAGCTGTCCATCGAGACCTTGAGCGGGACCCTGAACGTGGGGCTGTCCGCTACCGGGGACGGAGAAAGCATCGAGCGGATCCTTGAAAAGGTCCAGGAAAAGAAAAAGAAAAAGGGGAGTCCTCCCGAAAAGGAAGGACACCCCATCTCCATCCGGGATGATAGCCCGGCGGAAAAAAGCGGTGAAGCTATTAATATTCCTGAATCACCGGATGGATCATAACTTCGTCCACCACGGCATGGCGGGGCGCCAGAACCATGTAAAGGACCGCTTCGGCCACGTCCTCCGCCTGGAGCCACCCCTCCTTTTCCGGGGCTCCCTGTTCCGTGTCGTTGAAGCACGTATCGGTCATTCCCGGACGAACCACTCCGACGCGGATCCCCAGTTTGCGCACCTCCTTGGCGAGGACGCCCGTAAAGCCCTCCAGGCCGAATTTGCTGGCGCAATAAGCGGAAGCCTTCGGAATGGTTCGGGTGCCGACGTCGGAGGAAATGTTGATGATGTGCCCCTGACCCCGGGCGACCATATCCTCCAGCACCGCGCGGGTGAAGAGAAACGCCCCGGTCAGGTTGGTGTCCAGAATTCTCCTCCACTCCTCCGGCGTCGTTTCCAGAATCGGTTTAAACAGGCCGATGCCGGCATTGTTGACCAGAATGTCGATCTTGCCGAATTCCTCCCGGGCCGCATCCACCGCCCGCTTTACATCGTCTTCCTTGGAAACGTCGGCGACGGCAACCAGGCATTTTCGACCCTCGGAGCGCACCTCCTCCGCCACCCGGTTCAGATCCGCCTCCGACCGACCCACCAGCAGCAGGTCCACCCCTTCCCGGGCGAAGGCGAGAGCCACGGCCCTGCCGATTCCGCGGCTGGTGCCCGTCACGATCGCCACCTTGTTTTTCAGTCGCACAGTATCACTCCCGTTCCCTACTCCGTCGCTGCTTGAAAAATGTAATCAGGGAACCATCCGCCGGACATCCAGCACCCGGTCGGCTTCCTCTTCCGGCAGCAGCCCTTCCTCCACGACCACCTGCCGGATCGTTTTCCCCTCCCGGTGCGCCTTCTTGGCCACCTCCGCCGCCCGGTCGTAACCGATCACCGGATTGAGGGCGGTGGCGAGGGCGAGGGATTGCTCCATCCATTCCCGGCATCGATCCGAATCCGCTTCAATCCCTTCCACCAGGCGCTCCCGGAACGCGTTCATGCCGGTGGTCAGGATATGAATCGATTGAAGCAGGTTGTGGGCGATCACCGGCATCATCACGTTGATCTCCAATTGAGCCATCTCCCCGGCGGAGGTGATGGCCGCGTCGTTTCCGATCACTTGACAGCACACCATGTTCATCATCTCGGCCATCACCGGGTTCACCTTTCCGGGCATGATCGAAGAACCCGGCTGCACTGCCGGCAGCCGGATCTCCGCCAAGCCGGTCCGCGGGCCCGAGGAGAGGAGACGCAGGTCGCTGGCCAGCTTGCTCAGGCGGATGGCCAATCCCTTCAACGCCGCGCTGGTTTTAAAGGCCGCCCCGGTGTTCTGCATGAAGGCGAACCGATTCCGCGCCGGGACGAAGGGCAGTCCGGTCCGCCTTGCGATGTCTTCGATGGCGAGGCGGGCGTAATCGGGGTGGGTGTTGATTCCGGTTCCCACGGCATTGCCGCCGAGACCGATCCGGTAAAGATCGGGCAACACCTTCTTCAGGTCTTCCACCGACTCCTCCAGGGAGGCCGCATATCCCTCGAACTCCTGGCCCAGCCGCATCGGCACGGCATCCTGCAGGTGGGTCCGCCCCGACTTGATGACGGAGTGAAATGACTCCGCCTTTTTCCACAAGGCACCGGCCAGGGCGCCGGCGGCCGGAATGCATTCATGGACCAACCCTTCGGCGGCGGCGATGTTGATCGCCACATGAATCGTATCGTTGGTCGACTGACCCCGGTTGACATGGTCGTTGGGATGAACCAGGGACATGTCCCCGGGCTCCCCTCCGAGAAGCTCGGCGGCCCGTCCGGCGATCACTTCGTTGGCGTTCATGTTTTGAGATGTCCCGGCCCCCGCCTGATACACATCAACGACGAAATGGTCATCCCATTTCCCCTGGATCACTTCTTCCGCCGCAGCGATGATCGCATCGGCCAGGTCGGGGGGCAGTTCCCCGCACTCGCGGTTCGCCCGGGCCGCTGCCGCCTTGATGATGCCCTGGGCACGGATGAAACGGCGGGGCAGCCTCAATCCGCTGATGGGAAAATTCTCAACGGCCCGCTGGGTTTGCGCACCGTAATACTTGTCGGCGGGAACCAGCACCTCCCCCAGGGAATCCCGGTGCAACCTGTATTTTTTCATTTCGTCACCCCGTTCGTCTACGGATTCCCTCCTCCGCTTTGAATCATCTCGGCGTATTCCCGGAATTGGCGGGCCAGGCGGTCATGTTCCCTTCGCTCGCGGATCAAGCGTTCCCGGATCAGATGATCCATCTGTTCCTTCTCCTGTTTCTGCCGCTCCCGATCGTCAGACGGCGCTACGCGCTGCGACCGGTCCGGCGGGAGAGGAACCTCCGCTGCCTGAGGCCGGGATGCCTCCGAAGGCTGGAAAACCTCCGGCGGTTGAGGAGCCGCCGCCCTTGAAGACTCCTCCTCCCGGATCGGAGATCGTTCCGGCATGCTCGGGGTTTCTTCCTCTTGTTCCGGCGCCTCTTCCGGCTCAGGCGCTTGCACGTCTAAATCCCGCGGAGCTGCTTCCGCCGGCGCTTCCGCCGCCTCATCCGGCAAAGATCCATCCTTCCGGTCGATCTCTGCGGAGGGAGGGGCGACTTCCGCTTTCGGAACCTCCGGCTCCGGCCGAGGCACTGCCTCCTCCTTCGTTTCCGCGTGCGGAGAAACGGTTTGATCCGGGCCGATTCTCTCCGCGGTCTCCTGTCCTTTATTGAGGGGCGATACCTTCGGCTCTTCCAACCGCTCCGGACGCTTGGCCGGGGAAAACGTCCTATTATCCCCCGGAGAAAGCAAACGGTTGTCCGAGGGAGCCGTCCCCTTGCGCACCTCGGAAGCCACCGACGGCGCCTCGGAGAATCCGGAAGGTTTCTTCGTCTTTATTCTTTCCCCCAAAACGGGTTTTCCCTTTCCTTCCGAAACATCCGGGCGGACAGATTTTCTCGGCGGGAGGCGCAGGCTCTCCTCCCGCTTCTCTTCTCGGGGGCGGCGATTGTCCCCTCCGAACAAGCGGCTCAACAATCCGGGAGAGTTCTTCTTTTTTTCGTACGCTTCGATCTGGGAAAGGACCTGGTCGGCGGAAGCCTTTTTCAGACTCCGCTCAACCAGCCGGACAACGGGCCCCGAGAACGGGCGATCGGAGGGCAGCTTGGTCAGGGATTCCTCGAGGAGCTGCCCGGTCATGCACATGTACATCCAGGTTCCCCAGTCGATCGCCGGCTCCAGGGCCGTATAATTCCTCACGCCGCAAAAAAAGACCTTCAGCTCTCCGTCTCCGGTGAGGCCCATGTTCCGCGGATCCAGAAGAAGGTACATGGGAAGAGGGCGGCCGTTCAACATCTTCTCCAGCTGGAGCAGATCCCTGGTCAGACGGATGGTCTCCTCCTCGTCCCAAGGCCGCATCCTCAGGATCTCGTCCAAGGGCGTAAGCTCCGTGTACGGACGGATAAATACGATGGAACGCTCTTCGGTGTACACCTCGGCAAAGGGGAGAACCATCGGATGATTGAGGGAACGGTACTGCTGGATCACCCGGGACTGGGTCCCCCTCTTGAGTTTGGTCAACTGCAGATAGTACCGCTCGTTTTCATCCGTGCGGGCAACTGCCAGTTCCCCGTCCAGAAAGGCTTCGACGCTTTCGATCACATAACGGTCCCGATACCGCTCACCCACCGTAAAAAACGACGACACTTCCTCCGCCTCCTCGTCAAGCTGAACACCATTTCCCGATGACAAAATTCGCTGTCATCAGCATAACACAGATACCCCCCCGCTACAATTTCACTTTTGGCGCTTTTCCGCGTCTTTTGCCGCATGTTTACAGAAAATCCCGTTTGACACTTTTTCGCCATCCCCATATAATTTACATCATTGATAATTAAGTTAGTTAATATTTCGGGGGAGGAAATAATGGACAGCCGTCTGGCCGCAATTCAGGAACTGGAGTCCACCCTTCGCGCGGTTTTCCAGTCCTTCCGCGGGGAACTCAACGCCCTGATCGGCGATCAGATGACGTTGGCCGAATATCATCTGCTCAGGATCCTGCACCGGGACGGATCCCGGCGGATTTCCGATCTGGCCCAGGATCTGGGCGTTTCCATGAGCCATGTCACCAATGTGACCGATCGACTGGAAACCAAGGGGTGGGTCGTCCGGAGGCGGTCCGAGCAGGACCGGCGGGCCGTCGAATTGCACATCACGGATTCGGCGCGGAAAAGGATGGAAGAATTACAGCGGAAGAAGGAGCAATATTACCGGAATAAGCTTTCCTCCCTGCCGACGGAATCAATTCACACCCTGATCGATCTGTTGAAACAACTGATTTGAACTCAAAAAATGGAGGGGATCGGATGGAACACTTGAGTAGAAGAAAAAAAATCACCATCTTGATCGCCATCATGGTATCCCTGTTGTTCGTCTCCTTAAACCAAACCATCGTCGGAACGGCACTTCCCCGGATCGTTGCCGATCTGGGCGGAATGGACCTGTTCAACTGGGTGTTTACCATCTTCATGCTGACCTCCAGCGTCACCGCGATCCTGGTGGGGAGGCTGTCGGACCTCTACGGGCGAAAGCCCTTTGTGCTTGCCGGGCTCATCCTCTTCATCACCGGCTCCTTCTTGTGCGGAACCGCCGACACCATCATCCAGCTGATCCTTTACCGCGGGCTCCAGGGCTTCGGCGGAGGGATGATCATGTCGACGGCCTTCACCTCCGTCGGAGATCTGTTCCCCCCGCGGGAGCGGGGTCGCTGGCAGGGGTTGATGAGCGCCTCCTTCGGGTTGGCCAGCGTCTTCGGTCCGACCCTGGGCGGATATATCGTCGATCATTGGGACTGGCACTGGGTGTTTTGGGTCTTTCTCCCCTTCGGCCTGGTCGCCCTGGTGCTGATCATGCGCCTGTTCCCCTCCGCCACCGAACGGAGACGGGAAAAGGTGGACTATCTGGGCTCCCTGTTTCTGACCTTGACGATCGTTCCGATGCTGTTGGCCTTCTCCTGGGCCGGCAACCGCTACGAATGGCTTTCCTATGAAATCCTCGGGCTGTTCGGATTCACACTGATCGCCCTGGCCGTTTTTTTGTGGATTGAAGTCCGGGCTTCAAGTCCCGTGTTGCCCCTGGATCTGTTCCGAAACTCGATTTTCACCCTTTCCAACATCGTCGGGTTTCTGACGGGTATGGGCATGTTCGGAACCATCATGTACACACCCTTCTACGTCCAGGGAGTGCAGGGCGTCTCCGCCACCTCCTCGGGCTTCGTCATGATGCCGATGACCCTCAGCATGGTCATCGCCAGCACCGTCAGCGGGCAGATCATCAGCCGGACCGGCCGCTACAAGAAACTGGGTCTGTTCGGCCTCGCGGTCATGGCCGCCGGCCTTTTCTCGATGTCCCGAATGGATGTCGACACCCATTTGTACACCACGGTCATCAACATCATCCTCGTGGGAGCCGGGTTGGGCATCTCCTTCCCGATCTTCACCCTGACGGTCCAAAATGCCGTGGAACACTCCCGACTCGGCGTGGCCACCGCCTCCAACCAGCTGTTCCGTCAAATGGGGGGGACCATCGGCGTTTCGGTCATGGGAACGATCTTCACCCACCGAATGGAAATCGAAACGAAACGGCTGGTGGCGGACGCGTCGCCGGTTCCGGATGCGGGAGGCAGCGCCAATTTGTGGAGCGCCTTCAAGGATCCCCAGATTTTGATGGATCCCGAGCGTCTCGAGCGCATCCGGAGCGCTCTGCCGGGGGAGGCCGTCCCGCTGTTTGAATCCCTGC
Encoded proteins:
- a CDS encoding SDR family oxidoreductase translates to MRLKNKVAIVTGTSRGIGRAVALAFAREGVDLLLVGRSEADLNRVAEEVRSEGRKCLVAVADVSKEDDVKRAVDAAREEFGKIDILVNNAGIGLFKPILETTPEEWRRILDTNLTGAFLFTRAVLEDMVARGQGHIINISSDVGTRTIPKASAYCASKFGLEGFTGVLAKEVRKLGIRVGVVRPGMTDTCFNDTEQGAPEKEGWLQAEDVAEAVLYMVLAPRHAVVDEVMIHPVIQEY
- a CDS encoding spore germination protein — translated: MGTVNNIFNVKINNVTSTGSVNFGNTIHIGHEANSKAVGGAYQYGDLGKMLSASTNKSIDPDIIDQP
- a CDS encoding class I SAM-dependent methyltransferase, whose amino-acid sequence is MNEVSAYSLPEHYDWISTGLDGDIAYYVGLAQKSGGPVLELGCGTGRCSLAIARTGIEVTGLDLSPEMLHRARKKAAEMGVSDRIRWVEGNMSHFDLGERFRLIIIPYRSFLHLMTVREQLAALAAIRRHLEEDGLFAFNIFVPKVSDLADQDRRMAYRGSFPVPGTDHLVEVHDWTEFDHFLQRARVIRYLERFDGEGRSLERLRTVFWFRYVYPTELFHLLRVAGFQVVNRYGDFKGRPFDRQSSELVVEAKKI
- the gerPC gene encoding spore germination protein GerPC — encoded protein: MYPYLWDRLRHLEREIAILRKENEALKKKLASLQPITIERIEYKIQELSIETLSGTLNVGLSATGDGESIERILEKVQEKKKKKGSPPEKEGHPISIRDDSPAEKSGEAINIPESPDGS
- the bcp gene encoding thioredoxin-dependent thiol peroxidase translates to MLNEGDMAPDFTLPASNGEQVSLSDFRGKKNVVLYFYPKDNTPGCTAEACDFRDMSGEFSELDTVILGVSLDDLNSHEKFIRKYDLPFLLLADTEAEVSKKYGVYKEKNMFGKKKWGIERSTFIIDKEGRLAKIYRKVKVDGHVKEALEFVKEHLS
- a CDS encoding MarR family winged helix-turn-helix transcriptional regulator, whose protein sequence is MDSRLAAIQELESTLRAVFQSFRGELNALIGDQMTLAEYHLLRILHRDGSRRISDLAQDLGVSMSHVTNVTDRLETKGWVVRRRSEQDRRAVELHITDSARKRMEELQRKKEQYYRNKLSSLPTESIHTLIDLLKQLI
- a CDS encoding class II fumarate hydratase, producing MKKYRLHRDSLGEVLVPADKYYGAQTQRAVENFPISGLRLPRRFIRAQGIIKAAAARANRECGELPPDLADAIIAAAEEVIQGKWDDHFVVDVYQAGAGTSQNMNANEVIAGRAAELLGGEPGDMSLVHPNDHVNRGQSTNDTIHVAINIAAAEGLVHECIPAAGALAGALWKKAESFHSVIKSGRTHLQDAVPMRLGQEFEGYAASLEESVEDLKKVLPDLYRIGLGGNAVGTGINTHPDYARLAIEDIARRTGLPFVPARNRFAFMQNTGAAFKTSAALKGLAIRLSKLASDLRLLSSGPRTGLAEIRLPAVQPGSSIMPGKVNPVMAEMMNMVCCQVIGNDAAITSAGEMAQLEINVMMPVIAHNLLQSIHILTTGMNAFRERLVEGIEADSDRCREWMEQSLALATALNPVIGYDRAAEVAKKAHREGKTIRQVVVEEGLLPEEEADRVLDVRRMVP
- a CDS encoding MDR family MFS transporter, whose translation is MEHLSRRKKITILIAIMVSLLFVSLNQTIVGTALPRIVADLGGMDLFNWVFTIFMLTSSVTAILVGRLSDLYGRKPFVLAGLILFITGSFLCGTADTIIQLILYRGLQGFGGGMIMSTAFTSVGDLFPPRERGRWQGLMSASFGLASVFGPTLGGYIVDHWDWHWVFWVFLPFGLVALVLIMRLFPSATERRREKVDYLGSLFLTLTIVPMLLAFSWAGNRYEWLSYEILGLFGFTLIALAVFLWIEVRASSPVLPLDLFRNSIFTLSNIVGFLTGMGMFGTIMYTPFYVQGVQGVSATSSGFVMMPMTLSMVIASTVSGQIISRTGRYKKLGLFGLAVMAAGLFSMSRMDVDTHLYTTVINIILVGAGLGISFPIFTLTVQNAVEHSRLGVATASNQLFRQMGGTIGVSVMGTIFTHRMEIETKRLVADASPVPDAGGSANLWSAFKDPQILMDPERLERIRSALPGEAVPLFESLLKLIKESFSLAIEHVFLTGALVVLLAFILTFFLREIPLRQSNRSDERETKVEGPVPQAEG
- a CDS encoding Hsp20/alpha crystallin family protein, with the protein product MESGSQWKKWAQLASWFLGEDFWSDMEEEAPEYVPKADVYHTQSEVIVLVDLPGVEDINQLQLRTDGQHLMIRGKIPSRYDQLDVSVSERPKGEFQRSIPLGAWVTRRQASARYRRGVLEVRLPKVPEPKTAKIRVRDG